A single region of the Myripristis murdjan chromosome 3, fMyrMur1.1, whole genome shotgun sequence genome encodes:
- the sv2ba gene encoding synaptic vesicle glycoprotein 2Ba, which translates to MDDPYQNNVNQQGIEGGEYTYTQEGSGPDGYPYQTDYPQQEEDAASDATEGHDEDDQMYEGEYQGIPHPDEIKEARRAARLEARRKARMATQQEEEDDLPEQYEAIMEDCGHGRFQWMLFFVLGCGLTADGVDGFVVGFVMPSAEKDMCISNADKGMLGLLVYVAMMVGAVIWGGLCDKMGRRKCLIYVLAIDVIFSFLSCFAQGYGFFLFFRFCSGFGIGGAIPVAYSYFTEFLQMDKRGEHVSWLCMFWMLGGLYASFFAWGIIPHYGWGFAIGTEFQMHSWRLYILMCILPALAGLVGLYFMPESPRFLLENGRHDEAWMVLRQVHDTNWKAKGEPERVFTVTNIKTPKTQDDEFIEIQSDTGTAFQRWTVRHITMLQQVMANVMSLSAPEFRLNGLFLVIVWFCLAFSYHGLGVWFPDMIKYMQFEEYESKVKVFHRERVERFHFNFSLVNQVHREGEYIHDKFAEIEIKSVTFEDSLFENCLFEDIRSTNTFFENCTIKNTVFYNTDLWEEKFKDCRMENTTFLHPKKGCHLNFHEENDIVIYMVSFLGSLAVLPGNIISALFMDKMGRIRVIGGSMLISAGCTFLLLLSFSQGVIICWQCLFYGINVASWNGLQVVSVELFPSSKRGTAFGIMNGVCKFAAIIASFIFAAFIGITKIIPIFLAFSALVCGGLLALKLPDTRDKVLS; encoded by the exons ATGGATGACCCCTATCAGAACAATGTGAACCAGCAAGGGATTGAGGGTGGAGAGTACACCTATACCCAGGAGGGAAGCGGACCAGATGGCTACCCCTACCAGACAGACTACCCTCAACAGGAGGAGGACGCTGCCAGTGATGCCACTGAGGGGCATGATGAGGACGACCAAATGTATGAGGGGGAGTACCAGGGCATCCCTCACCCCGACGAGATCAAGGAGGCACGACGGGCAGCCAGGTTGGAAGCCAGGAGGAAGGCCCGTATGGCCacccagcaggaagaggaggacgaccTGCCGGAGCAGTATGAAGCCATCATGGAAGACTGCGGCCATGGACGCTTCCAGTGGATGCTGTTCTTTGTACTGGGCTGTGGACTGACGGCTGATGGTGTGGACGGCTTCGTCGTTGGGTTCGTGATGCCTAGTGCAGAGAAGGACATGTGCATATCCAATGCTGACAAGGGAATGCTGG gcctGCTGGTGTACGTGGCTATGATGGTGGGGGCGGTGATCTGGGGGGGTCTCTGTGACAAGATGGGGAGGAGGAAGTGTCTGATATATGTCCTAGCCATCGACGTGATCTTCTCCTTCCTGTCCTGCTTCGCCCAGGGCTACGGCTTCTTCCTGTTCTTCAGGTTCTGCTCTGGCTTTGG AATTGGCGGCGCCATCCCGGTAGCGTACAGCTACTTCACCGAGTTCCTGCAGATGGATAAGCGTGGTGAACATGTGAGCTGGCTCTGCATGTTCTGGATGCTGGGAGGCCTGTATGCCTCCTTCTTTGCCTGGGGAATCATCCCTCACTATG GCTGGGGTTTTGCCATCGGCACAGAGTTCCAGATGCACAGCTGGAGACTGTATATTCTGATGTGTATCCTCCCTGCCCTGGCTGGATTGGTTGGACTCTACTTCATGCCTGAGAGCCCACGCTTCCTCCTGGAG AATGGCAGACATGACGAGGCATGGATGGTCCTGCGACAGGTCCACGACACAAATTGGAAGGCCAAGGGAGAGCCAGAGCGAGTGTTCACT GTGACCAACATCAAGACCCCCAAGACTCAGGACGACGAGTTCATAGAGATCCAGAGTGACACCGGCACCGCCTTCCAGCGCTGGACCGTCAGACACATAACCATGTTGCAACAG GTGATGGCTAACGTGATGTCATTATCTGCTCCAGAGTTCAGACTGAACGGTCTCTTCCTGGTCATTGTCTGGTTCTGCTTGGCTTTCAG ctaCCATGGGCTGGGAGTGTGGTTTCCGGACATGATCAAGTACATGCAGTTTGAGGAGTACgagtcaaaggtcaaagtttTCCACCGAGAGCGAGTGGAACGTTTCCACTTCAACTTCTCCCTGGTCAACCAGGTCCACCGTGAGGGGGAGTACATCCATGACAA GTTTGCAGAAATCGAGATTAAGTCTGTGACATTTGAGGATTCACTTTTCGAGAACTGCCTCTTTGAGGACATCAGGTCCACCAACACCTTCTTTGAGAACTGCACCATCAAAAACACTGTCTTCTATAACACAG ACCTTTGGGAAGAAAAGTTCAAAGACTGTCGAATGGAGAACACCACCTTCCTCCACCCAAAGAAAGGCTGCCATCTTAACTTCCACGAAGAGAACGACATTGTCATTTACATGGTCAGCTTCCTGGGCAGCTTAGCTGTGTTGCCTGGCAACATTATCTCAGCTCTCTTCATGGACAAGATGGGAAGGATCAGAGTTATCG GGGGTTCGATGCTGATCTCCGCCGGCTGCACCTTCCTACTGCTGTTAAGTTTCAGTCAGGGAGTTATAATCTGCTGGCAGTGTCTGTTCTACGGCATCAATGTGGCATCATGGAATGGCCTGCAGGTCGTCTCTGTAGAGCTCTTCCCCTCTTCTAAAAG aggGACGGCGTTTGGTATCATGAATGGGGTCTGCAAGTTTGCGGCCATCATTGCCAGCTTCATCTTTGCAGCCTTTATCGGCATCACCAAGATCATCCCCATCTTCCTGGCCTTCTCCGCCCTCGTCTGTGGAGGCCTGCTGGCTCTCAAGCTGCCCGACACACGGGACAAAGTCCTCTCTTGA